The nucleotide window GTCTCGCGGCTGAAGACGGTGCCGGTGGGGTTGTGCGGGTTGTTGATCAGGATCAGCCGGGTGCGGTCGGTGACCACGCTCGCCAGCTCGTCGAGGTCGGGCTGGAACTCGGGCGCGCGCAGTCGCACCGTGCGGTGCACGCCGCCCGCGAGCGCGATGAGTCCGCCGTAAGCGTCGTAGAACGGCTCGAACGTCACGACCTCATCGCCCGGCTCGAGCAGGGCAAGCAGTGTCGCTGACAGCGCCTCCGTGGCGCCGGCGGTCACGAGAATCTCGGTTTCGGGGTTGAGAGTGATGTCGTAGAAGCGCTGCTGGTGGCGCGCGATGGCCTCGAGTAGCACGGGCATGCCGCGCCCAGGCGGGTATTGGTTGACGCCATCGCTGATGGCCTGGCGGGCGGCCTCGAGCACAACCGCCGGACCGTCTTCGTCGGGGAAACCCTGGCCCAGGTTGATGGAACCGGTGCGCATGGCGAGGGCGGACATCTCAGCGAAAATACTGGCGGAGATACTGCCGTCGGCGCCGAGGAGCCCGGCGCCGCGGGCGGTGCGCTGCCAAGCGCCGGTGATCGTCATGTGGTGACCTGCATACCCCTAAATTTACGACATCCGGCACCCTGTGGATAACTTGCGCGGGGGCAGGGCGAGACGCCCTACCGTGTGGGCATGGGGATCGACGACAGTAGGCGACGACGAGCGGGGCGGATGGCGGCGGTCGCCTGCGCCTGCCTCCTGCTTGTGCCCCTGGCGGGGTGCGCCGCGGACCCGAAGCCCGCAGCGCCCTCAAGCACACCCACGGCCACTCCGGTCTTCGCCTCCGACGAGGAGGCGCTCGCCGCGGCGACCGAGGCCTATGAAAACTACTTATCTGCCTATGACGCGTACTGGACTGGCAACGCCACCTCGAAGCGCGACTTTCTGGCTCTTTCCACTGGCGACGCGCATGAGGGAGAGGTCGAGTCAATGGCGGAGTGGGAGGAGAAGGGATGGACAGCAGTGGGATCGACCACCTTCGATTCGATGAGACTCCAATCCGTCTCCCAATCGGATTCTGGACAGTGGGTAATCCGCGCTTATCTTTGCGCAGACTCAAGTCGAGGCGACGTTGTGGATGCCAGTGGAGCGTCCGTGGCGAAGTCAGATAGAAGGCTGAGGCTCCCGTTAGAAGTCGCGTTTGTTACATCTTCCGCAGAATCCAGTGACCTCAAGATCTCGGAGTCGAACGTATGGACCGGAACAGACTTCTGTTAGCGACCCTCTCGCTAGGGATGTGCTTTGTTCTTTCCGCTACGGCGCCAGCCATGGCCGTGCCCAACGTGCGGCAGGTGAGTGCCTGCACGCTGAACCAGCAGAGGGACGGTACGTGTCCAGAGCCAGAGACTGACGCGGTCGTCGGGGACGGCGGGGTTGACGTCAGCGCGGGGTGGGAGGAGACGAATCCGGGCGGCGGAGGCGGCGACGGTGATGACGGGACCGGGGCCGGAGGCGGCGACGATGGGCTGCCGGACGGCGTTAGCGTGGTGCCCGGGGGAGTCGCGGTGGATATGGGCGATGCCGCCGCGCCGGCGACGGGGCCGCGGCGCCAGGACCAGGTCGACCCTGCGGAACCGGCCTGCGTGCCGCAGACACCGTGTGATCCGGCGTTGGTGGTGCGGGTGAGCGACCTCGTGAGCATCGAGGCCGATGCGCCAACGCAGGGCATGGAGCCGGATGGGTGGCTCGTGGTGGGCATCCCGACGAACTTCTTCGCCACCGCGTCGGTGCACCTGCGCTCCGGGCCACTTCTCGGTGCCCCTGCGGAGGTGCGCTTCACGCCGGCGGGGTTCACCTGGGACTACGGCGACGGCGCATCCGGTACCTCGAGCGACGGCGGCTCGAGCTGGGCAGACCAAGGTCTTCTTGAGTTCTCAGAAACCTCGACCACCCATGTTTACGAGAAAACGGGCACGATCACGATCGGACTGACGGTGTCATATTCGGCGGAGTATCGCTTCGCGGGCGGCGAATGGCGCGCTGTCGAGGGCCTGCTGGCGGTGCCGGCCAGCCCAATCACGGCGATCGCCGACCGTGCGGGCACGGTCCTGGTGGCTGAGGCCTGCTCGGCCAACCCTGACGGACCCGGCTGCTGAGTGCGACGATAGACCTGCCGCCGAAAATCTGCGGTCGCACCTGCCGGGCAAGGTCACGGCTTCGTCATTGACTGCTCCCAGTTTGCGCATATCAAACGTTCAGCTTCAGGCGAGAAGCTATCTTCGCTTGGAAGGAGCACACCATGACTGACAGCACCCAGGACCCGGGCAAGACCCCCGACCAGCCGCAGGACAACGCACCGATCGAGGTCAACTCGTCCGGTGAAGCCGTCGCGGCCCACCCCGACACCACTGCGGTCCCCGCCGCAGACGCCAACACCACGGCCGTGCAGCCCACCGCTTCGCACCCCGCCGACAACCAGGCCACCGAGGTGCTCGGTTCTGCAGACGGCACAGTCGCCGCGCAGGCCGCACCGACGCAGGCCGCCACCACCCCGCTGCCGCCGGCGCCATCCGCCGCCAACCACCAAGCCGCCGATCACCACGCCGCCGCGCACGTCGCTGCGCAGCCCACGCAGGCCTACGGCCAGCCGGCTGCGTACCCCACGGATGCCTTCGGCCGTCCTATTCCGGGCCCGGACGGACGCACTCCGATTTACGCTCCCACCCCCGCTCAGCAGCAGGCCTACGCCAACGCCAACGGTTACGCCCCGCAGCCCACCGTCGGGCCCAAGCCGCCCAAGGACCCCAACCGCCGCAAGGGCAGCGTGGCCCTCATCGCCGCGCTCGCCATCGGCGCCCTCGTCGGCGGCGCATCCGGAGCCGGCGTCACCGCGTTCGTCGTCTCCAGCCAGAGCAACGGCACCCCCGCCAGCCAGGCCGAGGGCCCCAGCACTGTCGTGGTCAACAACACCGACAGCGTCAACGAGATCACCGCCGTCGCCGCGAAGGCGTCGCCCAGCGTGGTCACCATCGAGGTCGCCTCCGGCGATTCCGGCGGAACCGGCTCTGGCGTCATTTTGAGTGAAGACGGCTACGTCCTCACCAACACCCACGTGGTCACCCTCGACGGTGCCGCGTCCGACGCCACCATCCAGGTGAAGGCCAGCGACGGCAAGCTCTACGCCGCCACGCTGATCGGCACCGACCCGGTCTCCGACCTCGCCGTGATCAAGCTCACCGACGCCACCGGCCTCACCCCGATCACCTGGGCAGACTCCAGCGACCTCAACGTCGGCGACACCGCCATCGCCATCGGCGCTCCGCTGGGCCTGTCCGGCACTGTCACCAACGGCATCGTCAGTGCGCTCAACCGCAGCATTACCGTGGCCTCATCCGCCGCGCCGACCACGCCCGATGAAACCACCCCGGATGAGGGCGACGGCAACTACTTCAACTACGACCTGCCCGACAGCGGCGGATCGACGCCGGACACCCAGGCCACGCAGAGCAGCATTTCGCTCTCGGTCATCCAGACGGATGCCGCCATCAACCCCGGCAACTCCGGCGGCGCCCTGCTCAACAGCAAGGGCGAGCTGATCGGCATCAACGTCGCCATCGCGAACGCGGGCGGGAGCTCGTCTTCGACCACCGCCGGCAGCATCGGCGTGGGCTTCTCCATTCCCGCCAACCTGGCCAAGCGCGTCTCCGACGAGATCATCGAGAGCGGCTCCGCCTCACACGGTCTTCTCGGCGCCAGCGTCACCAGCGCCACCAGCACCGACAGCGCCACCGTGGGCGCCCTGATCAGCGAGGTGTCCTCTGGAGGAGCGGCCCAGAAGGCCGGCCTGAAGGCCGGTGACGTGGTCACCAACTTCAACGACGTGCCGATCACCGACGCCACCGACCTCACCGCCCAGGTGCGCACCCTCGCCGCCGGCGACAAGGCAGACCTCACCTACGTGCGCGACGGCAAGTCCGTCACGGTCTCCGTCACGGTCGGCGAGCTCACCAGCTGACCCGCTGTCACTCCTTCCCACTGCGCCGCCGGTTTCGCACCGGCGGCGCAGTGCTGTCTGCGCCCGGACATCCGGTGTTCAGGCAGGCGCGGAGCAGGGCACGGATCGTGGGAAAAGGCTCGGCTGCTAGGCTCAGGCGATTGTCCGAATGAGTGGAAAGATGGCCAGCCCAGTGCAGGAGAGCGCAGACACAGTGCTGACCGGCGTCTCGTACATCATGCCGGTGCTCAACGAGGCCAGCCACGTGCGGGCCGCGGTGCAGAGCCTGCTGGAGCAGGATTACGACGGACCCTTCGAGGTGACCCTGGCCCTCGGCCCGAGCATCGACGGCACCACCGAACTCGTCGAAGAGATGGCGGCGGTGGATCCGCGCATCCGCGTTGTCGCCAACGAGGTGGGGTCTACCCCGGCCGGCCTCAACATCGCCATTCGCGCCTCCACCTACCCGGTCGTGATTCGCGTCGACGCGCACTCGGTGCTCCCGCGCGACTACGCCCGCATCGCCGTCGAGACCCTGCAGCGCACCGGCGCCGACAACGTCGGCGGCATCATGGATGCCCAGGGCACCGCCCCGTTCCAACAGGCCGTCGCCCGCGCTTACGGCACCCGCATCGGCTTGGGCGGCACCCCGCTGCACGTCGGCGGTGCTGAAGGCGAAGCCGAGACCGTCTACCTCGGCTGCTTCCGGCGCGACAGCCTGCTGCGCGTCGGCATGTTCGACGAAGGCATCAAGCGCGGCCAGGACTGGGAACTCAACCGGCGTCTGCGCGAGCACGGCGGCTCGGTCTGGTTCACCCCTCAGCTCAAGGTCATCTACCGGCCCCGGCCCAGCCTGTCCAGGCTGGCCCGCCAGATGCTCTCCACCGGCCTCTGGCGCGGCGAACTCGCCCGCCGATACCCGGCGGCGAACGGCCTGCGCTATTTCGCCCCGCCGGTGATGGTGCTCGGTGTTGTGCTCGGCACCCTGCTCGGCCTGGTCGGCCTGGTGCAGGCACTGCTCGGTGGGCCCGGCTGGCTGCTGCTCGGTTTCGCGGCCCCGCTGGCCTACCTGCTCATCGACGTCGCGGCCGCGCTCACGGTGACCCGGCCAGACGGCATTCGTGTGGCGCTCTGGTTTCTCGTAGTCTTGCCGTGCATTCATTTCTGCTGGGGTGTCGGGTTTCTGCTTGGCTATCTCAAGCTCACCACCAACATCTCGGCACATACGGGAAGACATCAATGACGTCCGGTTTGCCCAACACGGCTCGACCATCTTCAATCGCAGAGCTTCGTGCCGTCGCGCAACCTCCCGAGGTGCGGATGCGCGCCAACGCCGAACACTGGACGGCGTCGCTGTACCTGCGTGACCTGTCCCCGTACCTCACCTGGATGCTGCTGAAGACCCGCGTCTCGGCGAACGGCGTGACCGGGCTGATGATCCTCGTCGGCTGGTCCACGGCCGCCGCGCTGCTGATCCCCGGCATCTGGGGGGCCCTGCTGGCCCTGGTGCTCGGGCAGCTGCAGATGCTCGTCGACTGCTGCGACGGCGAGGTCGCCCGCTGGCGCAGAACGTCGTCGCCGGCCGGGGTGTTCCTCGACAAGGTCGGGCACTACACGACCGAGGCGCTGATCCCCATCGCCCTGGGCATCCGTGCAGCCGCGTACCCGTTCGAGGCGCCCGCCGACTACCTGTTC belongs to Cryobacterium sp. SO2 and includes:
- a CDS encoding trypsin-like peptidase domain-containing protein, producing MTDSTQDPGKTPDQPQDNAPIEVNSSGEAVAAHPDTTAVPAADANTTAVQPTASHPADNQATEVLGSADGTVAAQAAPTQAATTPLPPAPSAANHQAADHHAAAHVAAQPTQAYGQPAAYPTDAFGRPIPGPDGRTPIYAPTPAQQQAYANANGYAPQPTVGPKPPKDPNRRKGSVALIAALAIGALVGGASGAGVTAFVVSSQSNGTPASQAEGPSTVVVNNTDSVNEITAVAAKASPSVVTIEVASGDSGGTGSGVILSEDGYVLTNTHVVTLDGAASDATIQVKASDGKLYAATLIGTDPVSDLAVIKLTDATGLTPITWADSSDLNVGDTAIAIGAPLGLSGTVTNGIVSALNRSITVASSAAPTTPDETTPDEGDGNYFNYDLPDSGGSTPDTQATQSSISLSVIQTDAAINPGNSGGALLNSKGELIGINVAIANAGGSSSSTTAGSIGVGFSIPANLAKRVSDEIIESGSASHGLLGASVTSATSTDSATVGALISEVSSGGAAQKAGLKAGDVVTNFNDVPITDATDLTAQVRTLAAGDKADLTYVRDGKSVTVSVTVGELTS
- a CDS encoding glycosyltransferase family 2 protein, with the protein product MASPVQESADTVLTGVSYIMPVLNEASHVRAAVQSLLEQDYDGPFEVTLALGPSIDGTTELVEEMAAVDPRIRVVANEVGSTPAGLNIAIRASTYPVVIRVDAHSVLPRDYARIAVETLQRTGADNVGGIMDAQGTAPFQQAVARAYGTRIGLGGTPLHVGGAEGEAETVYLGCFRRDSLLRVGMFDEGIKRGQDWELNRRLREHGGSVWFTPQLKVIYRPRPSLSRLARQMLSTGLWRGELARRYPAANGLRYFAPPVMVLGVVLGTLLGLVGLVQALLGGPGWLLLGFAAPLAYLLIDVAAALTVTRPDGIRVALWFLVVLPCIHFCWGVGFLLGYLKLTTNISAHTGRHQ
- a CDS encoding CDP-alcohol phosphatidyltransferase family protein, coding for MTSGLPNTARPSSIAELRAVAQPPEVRMRANAEHWTASLYLRDLSPYLTWMLLKTRVSANGVTGLMILVGWSTAAALLIPGIWGALLALVLGQLQMLVDCCDGEVARWRRTSSPAGVFLDKVGHYTTEALIPIALGIRAAAYPFEAPADYLFTTLGLALALLIVLNKALNDMVHVARANAGLTKLADNKGEKAPQAGLIATLRRLARFLPFHRLYHSVEMTMVIFVAAVIGLVVGQPATDRFFLAVLVPLAFLALVGHFLTIMASKRVRS